Part of the Bacteriovorax stolpii genome, ATAAAATGATTGTGGATTAGCGACACCTGCGACACAAATCACTTTGCGTCCCCTAATGTCTTCAGCTTTTAAAACCAGCTCATTGGCCGCATTGTAAAAGCCATTTGGCCTGAAGCCAACTTCTGCAAACTCAACTCCCACTGGAAGATGAGGCTGAAGGAATTTTTTTAGTGTTTTGATTTTTTCAGCAGAAACAACATCTGCTTTTCCAATGACAACCAGGTCAGCATCTTTTAGACCTTGGAAACCTTCGCGCATATAACCTAACGGTGCTACACGGTAACGGAACATCGGCATTGTCGCATCAAAGAGAACAATATTGAGTTTACGCTTAATCTTGATGTGTTGGTGGCCGTCATCTAAAAGAACAACATCGGGTTCAACTTTTGGGAAATAGAAACTTAAGTTCTCACTACGCCTCTTCCCTACAACAATCGTAGCGTCTTCCAGTCTTCTGGCAAATAAAAGTGCTTCATCGCCGTAATCCACTGGATCTGGTGCCATCATTTTTCCTGACGTGATTAGGCCGCTGGAATTTTCCAGTTTGCCTTTATAACCGCGCATAAGAATCATGACTCTTTTATTTCTCTTGTGAAGATACTCAGCAAGCCAAAGAGTGAAAGGAGTCTTCCCCGTTCCACCAAACGTCAGGTTGCCAATTGAAATGATAGGAACTTGAAATGATCTTTGTCTGAAAATTCCGTAGTCGTAACAAGCTCTACGAAAAAAATAAACCGATTCCCAAATCCAAGACAATGGAGATAACAAAAGTCTTTTAATGAGAGGTATCGATTTTTTTTCCATAAGAATTGTCTATTACATCGGCCATGTATTGTGGGACGCTCATGGGCTCACCACGGACTTGGTCTTTGGTTTGTTTTAGCTTCTCTAAAAGCTGCATATACTCGGTTTTATTATAATACCAAAACCTCAAATACGACACGATATTATAGGCACTCACCTGATCCTGAAGGAACTCAGGAAAAACCGAACGATTCTGTACGATATTGGCAAGACTGATGAACCAACGGTAGCTCACCAGATTCTCAAAAATAAATTGATTTAAGAGCGACGTTTTATAACAAACAATAGTCGGAAGTTCGTACAATGCACATGTCAATGTTACTGTCCCACTCGCGGCCAGAGAGAAATCGGCCTTTTTCAGAGCGACAGTCAGCTCTTCGTTGCTAAACTCTTCATCAATAAATTCAGCGTAAGGCCCAAAAAGCTCCTTGGGCACAGAGCTCGATTTTACAATCGAGACATGAAGAGGAATCTCCTTCTTTAAATGCCTGATAGATTCAATAAAGATAGGCAGCAGCTTTTCCACTTCAAACTTGCGCGACCCAGGTAAAAGCAACAGGCGCACCGGAGAATGAAGTTCATTTTGTTTCTTAAAACTCAACAGGTCATTTTTATACGTCGTCCACAGCGGGTGATCAACACTGACCACTCTCTGAACTCCCCTGTCTTGAAACCATTTTTTCTCAAAAGGGATAATGGTAAAAAGAGTGTGAACAGAGCGGGCAATTTTTTTAACTCTATACTCTTTCCAGGCCCAGGCCTGTGGGGCCACATAATATAAAACTTCTACGCCAAGCTCTTTGAGTTTGCCGGCAAGTTTCATATTGAATGACTGGAAATCGACTAAAATAGCGGTCTTGGTATTTCTTCTCTTAACTTCTTCAACGATGTGATTCATCGCCTTGTAGTAAAAAGGAATTTTCGTGATGACTTCACTGTAGCCCCACGAAGAAAAGTCATTTAAATGATAAAGAAGCTCTAAACCTTCGCGCTTTAATTCATCTCCCCCGACACCATAAAAACTGGTGCCAGGAGAAGACTTTTTTAACTCAGTAAAAAAACTTAGAGTATGCTCTTCGCCGGATTTTTCTCCAGCGATGATCAGGCATGACTTCTCACTCATTAAAGCATGACCTCAATATTTTTGCGGGCACTTTCTAAAACTTTATCAATCAACCTAACAGCAGTCAGACCATCTTCTAAGGAAATGATCGGAGCTTTTTTATTGGCAATCGAATGGTAGAAGTTTTTGTGCTCAAGAAGCAGGTGATCGCGTTTTTCATAGTTAGCAGTGTTGACGAATTCAGGTCCCGCTTCTTTGCCCAGGGCCTCAGAAATTTCATTTCTCATCAGATCCACTAAAAGTGTTCCTGCGTGGTTTGAAATTTCGAGCTCGCGCACTTCTTTAGTCTGGTTGCGACCGACAGTAATCGTCGCGCGGTTCCCCGACTTGAATTTGAAATTTGCTGTCACGTAATCGTAGTGTGACGTTCTCATCTTAAAACCCATCGCCTCTACACTTACCGGCGTTTCACCAAAGAGATAAACCAGAAGATCCAGGTCGTGGATCATTAAATCCTGAACAACATCTACGTCTGTCGCGCGGCCTTTAAAAGGGGCCACACGCCTTAAAGTGATGTGTGCAGGAGCATCGAAGAAATGCTTGTACTCGTTTTTTCTCTCCCACGCCTGGTGGAATCTTTCCGAGTGACCAACTTGTAGGATCACCGGGTGCGCCTTTAAAAGCTCTTGCAGCCTTAAGGCCTGCTCAGTGGTTTCTGTTACTGGTTTCTCACAGAAAACATGTTTATTGTGCTTTAAAAGATATTCTACGATTTCATAGTGAAATGATGTCGGTGTAACGACAACTCCAGCATCAATGTCGTTAATACATTTAGAAATATCATCAACGATTATCGCATTCGGGTGAGCTTTTTTGGCCGCTTCCTGCCCTGCCGGGAATTTCTCAACGATGTATTTTAATTCTGCCACCTCTGGAAAACTCTCCGCTTTTTGAGCGTGCCATTTTCCCAAGTGACCATATCCAATTACTGCAACTCTAATTTTGCTCACAAAAATCCTTATGGGTTAAACGGCGCGATTCCGATTTCCGATTTTTTAATCTGATCAACCATCTCAATAACAACACGGTTATCTTTGTATTCGGCCATTAATTCTGCATTTTCCACGAATGAACGAGGAGAAAGGTTTGAAGACTCGATTGTTCTTAGGAAATCGACAACTTCAGAAATCTCTTGTTTGCTGTATCCCTGGCGCTTCATTCCAATGATGTTGATACCTTTTAAGTGAGCGCGGTTCCCCATTGCTGTACAAAATGATGGAATATCGCGATCAAGTGCCGAAGCTCCACCGATGTAAGCTCCACGCCCCAGTGAAACGAACTGCTGGATTTGAGTTCCACCACCGATGATCACACGGTCTCCGATTTTTACGTGGCCTGCAAAGTTAGTTGAGTTCGCGATTGTACAGTTGTTTCCAACCACTACATCGTGACCAGCGTGAACGTAGGCCATGAATAGGCAGTTATCGCCAATCTTTGTGATTTGATTTTCTTTTAAAGTCCCGCGGTGAATTGAGCAGTACTCTCTAAAAGTATTGTTGTTTCCAATCACCGTACGAGTAGGCTCACCTTTATAAGAGTTATCTTGTGGAGGTGCTCCAATTGAGCAGCCTTGGAAGAATTTATTGTTTTCTCCAATCGTTGTATGTCCATCAACCACAACATGAGAAAAAAGAACTGTATTAGCTCCGATTTCTACGTTTGGTCCAACGATACAGAAAGGTCCAACCTGAACTGTCTCGTGAAGTTTTGCATTTTTGTCTACGATTGCACTTGGGTGAATATTGCTCATAAACTATTCCTTGTTATTTATGCTTAAAGCATTTTTAGTGAAGCAAGAACCGTCGCTTCACTCATTAGTTGGTCATTGTGATAAAGTTTACATTCGCTGGTAATCATCGGCCCTCTGATCTTCAGAGTTTTTGTCACTAGCTTCAAATCCATTTCAGGAAGAACTGGTTTTCTAAAACGAGCTTCATTGATTCCCAGAAGGGCCACATCCATTTTCATGTTGAATGGGTTTTCATTAACTAATAAAACGATAAAGCTCGTCGCTTGGGCCATCATTTCAACCTGAACAACTCCCGGAAGAATCGGGTAATCAGGAAAATGTCCGGCAAAAATCGCATGGTCTTTTTTCGTTCTGTAGTGAGCGACAACTTCTGCGTCCTGGATTTCTTTAATATCGAAAATCTTTCCTTGAATGATTTC contains:
- a CDS encoding Gfo/Idh/MocA family protein — encoded protein: MSKIRVAVIGYGHLGKWHAQKAESFPEVAELKYIVEKFPAGQEAAKKAHPNAIIVDDISKCINDIDAGVVVTPTSFHYEIVEYLLKHNKHVFCEKPVTETTEQALRLQELLKAHPVILQVGHSERFHQAWERKNEYKHFFDAPAHITLRRVAPFKGRATDVDVVQDLMIHDLDLLVYLFGETPVSVEAMGFKMRTSHYDYVTANFKFKSGNRATITVGRNQTKEVRELEISNHAGTLLVDLMRNEISEALGKEAGPEFVNTANYEKRDHLLLEHKNFYHSIANKKAPIISLEDGLTAVRLIDKVLESARKNIEVML
- the lpxK gene encoding tetraacyldisaccharide 4'-kinase, which produces MEKKSIPLIKRLLLSPLSWIWESVYFFRRACYDYGIFRQRSFQVPIISIGNLTFGGTGKTPFTLWLAEYLHKRNKRVMILMRGYKGKLENSSGLITSGKMMAPDPVDYGDEALLFARRLEDATIVVGKRRSENLSFYFPKVEPDVVLLDDGHQHIKIKRKLNIVLFDATMPMFRYRVAPLGYMREGFQGLKDADLVVIGKADVVSAEKIKTLKKFLQPHLPVGVEFAEVGFRPNGFYNAANELVLKAEDIRGRKVICVAGVANPQSFYKLLEELGAEVIVTESFPDHHYFKPDEINALLSYAKSEDALLVTTEKDMVRIKKIIEDDTIVFLEVDIQFLSGEEATTKVIDSCFQNLY
- the lpxA gene encoding acyl-ACP--UDP-N-acetylglucosamine O-acyltransferase, whose product is MSNIHPSAIVDKNAKLHETVQVGPFCIVGPNVEIGANTVLFSHVVVDGHTTIGENNKFFQGCSIGAPPQDNSYKGEPTRTVIGNNNTFREYCSIHRGTLKENQITKIGDNCLFMAYVHAGHDVVVGNNCTIANSTNFAGHVKIGDRVIIGGGTQIQQFVSLGRGAYIGGASALDRDIPSFCTAMGNRAHLKGINIIGMKRQGYSKQEISEVVDFLRTIESSNLSPRSFVENAELMAEYKDNRVVIEMVDQIKKSEIGIAPFNP
- the lpxB gene encoding lipid-A-disaccharide synthase; this translates as MSEKSCLIIAGEKSGEEHTLSFFTELKKSSPGTSFYGVGGDELKREGLELLYHLNDFSSWGYSEVITKIPFYYKAMNHIVEEVKRRNTKTAILVDFQSFNMKLAGKLKELGVEVLYYVAPQAWAWKEYRVKKIARSVHTLFTIIPFEKKWFQDRGVQRVVSVDHPLWTTYKNDLLSFKKQNELHSPVRLLLLPGSRKFEVEKLLPIFIESIRHLKKEIPLHVSIVKSSSVPKELFGPYAEFIDEEFSNEELTVALKKADFSLAASGTVTLTCALYELPTIVCYKTSLLNQFIFENLVSYRWFISLANIVQNRSVFPEFLQDQVSAYNIVSYLRFWYYNKTEYMQLLEKLKQTKDQVRGEPMSVPQYMADVIDNSYGKKIDTSH
- a CDS encoding 3-hydroxyacyl-ACP dehydratase FabZ family protein yields the protein MLLTTEQVKQILPHRDPFLFIDSVESVVVPGKEIIQGKIFDIKEIQDAEVVAHYRTKKDHAIFAGHFPDYPILPGVVQVEMMAQATSFIVLLVNENPFNMKMDVALLGINEARFRKPVLPEMDLKLVTKTLKIRGPMITSECKLYHNDQLMSEATVLASLKML